One Epinephelus fuscoguttatus linkage group LG10, E.fuscoguttatus.final_Chr_v1 genomic window carries:
- the LOC125896468 gene encoding lisH domain-containing protein ARMC9 isoform X2, whose translation MSSREAAKMGDILATEADLLGMIKEYLKFEEFEETVHSFDKECKSKGKLVPKPQGSTFRDSKTRGIQKDLLSSFVDGDHKVFFELWTENIPSEIKDTDTEAQSLEFYLHIHFTIYPLRRHPGRHDRAEFEERISHFKQYLETRGAALSQTTEFLPYYALPFVPNPTVHPSFRDLFQDSWIPQLKDKLERFLSVTLKPSNNPRLLNLYKEGGRNTKEAMQQLQLQLAESERRITSYVRKFNKMQADYHNLIGITAELVDSLEATVSGKMISPEYLQSVCVRLFSSQMRQSVVQSTDFTRPGTASSMLRASIAPQRSKEVPMLPSLDYEKLKKDLVEGPDRLRSLLLQALRWRLTRSLPGEQRDTVLQAFISNDLLERYSTKQKTVLHLMRSKNEIVRQYMARLINAFASLAEGRVYLSHIPILLKLLTEALRTEEKDSLTRENVLVALQKLSLRRSQQTAMIADDLIGWLVDELQDSDCLSDYTLEYSAALLMNLCLRTKGKRKCAENAKHVLKVLTDLLGHENHEIRPYVNGALYSILCIPSVRQEAKEMSVEEILRCYSKEENPDLNRQIQFIIKQLNSADDEGPESDDEEEEDDNDEDLMETDLDIEEVLQPQPRELSGESLLTTEYLGIMTNMAKVKRKSTPLPQPNVDEPLQRPVTPSSHRNVTAVDYRSGSQGGEGSRDGEYPLSRQKSEEGSLPPSRYNSRPPTRSGSRPSTADSLRHSIDSECGRLSQESELDGPYEGRARKGRPQEEHNGHPASGEYIPAFASQPKIPRTPDTAASQNSSAHRARGPALAPQFSQSEPQQSSRPGSASSTGGGGRQSGSQSKRR comes from the exons ATGAGTTCCAGGGAGGCAGCCAAGATGGGGGACATCTTGGCAACTGAAGCTGATCTTCTTGGGATGATTAAGGAG tACCTTAAGTTTGAAGAATTTGAGGAGACGGTGCACAGTTTCGACAAGGAATGCAAAAGCAAAGGCAAGCTCGTCCCAAAGCCTCAAGGAAGTACTTTCAGAGACTCAAAGACTCGTGGCATTCAG AAAGACCTCCTGAGCTCTTTTGTTGATGGAGACCACAAAGTGTTCTTTGAACTGTGGACGGAGAATATTCCCTCTGAGATAAAAGACACTGACACCGAGGCCCAGAGCCTGGAGTTCTACCTTCACATCCACTTCACCATCTACCCACTGAGGAGGCACCCTGGTAGACAC GACCGAGCCGAGTTTGAGGAGAGGATTTCCCATTTCAAACAGTACctggagaccagaggagcagcACTGAGCCAGACCACAGAGTTTCTGCCTTATTACGCCTTGCCTTTTGTTCCCAACCCCACTGTTCATCCCTCCTTCAGAGATCTTTTCCAG GACTCCTGGATTCCACAGTTGAAGGATAAACTGGAGCGGTTTCTGTCAGTGACACTGAAGCCGTCCAACAACCCGAGGCTGCTGAATTTATAT aaggagggaggaaggaataCTAAAG AGGCCATGCAGCAGCTACAGCTCCAACTGGCTGAATCGGAGCGGCGCATCACTAGTTACGTGCGTAAGTTCAACAAGATGCAAGCCGACTACCACAACCTGATTGGAATCACTGCTGAGCTGGTCGATTCATTGGAGGCCACCGTCAGCGGAAAAATG ATCTCCCCTGAGTACCTGCAGAGTGTGTGCGTTCGCCTGTTCAGCAGCCAGATGAGGCAGAGCGTGGTGCAGAGCACTGACTTCACCAGACCTGGCACT GCCTCATCGATGCTCCGAGCATCCATCGCACCACA GAGATCTAAAGAGGTGCCAATGCTGCCCTCACTGGACTATGAGAAGCTGAAGAAAGACCTAGTTGAAGGCCCAGACAGACTCAGGTCCCTGCTGCTTCAGGCACTGCGCTGG AGACTGACTCGCTCTCTCCCCGGAgaacaaagagacacagtgctTCAGGCCTTTATCAGTAACGATCTGCTGGAGCGCTACAGCACAAAACAG AAAACGGTGCTCCATTTAATGAGATCGAAGAACGAGATTGTCCGTCAATACATGGCTCGTCTCATCAATGCATTCGCCTCCCTTGCAGAGG GTCGGGTATACCTCTCCCATATCCCCATTCTACTGAAACTTCTGACAGAGGCACTCAGGACGGAGGAAAAAGACTCCCTGACCAGAGAGAATGTGCTAGTAGCCCTACAGAAACTCAGCCTCAG GAGGAGCCAGCAGACTGCCATGATAGCAGACGATCTGATTGGCTGGTTGGTGGATGAGCTGCAGGACTCAGACTGCCTGAGTGACTACACCCTGGAGTACTCTGCTGCCCTGCTCATGAACCTGTGTCTGAGAACGAAAG GAAAAAGGAAGTGTGCAGAGAACGCCAAGCATGTGCTAAAGGTTCTAACTGACCTCCTTGGACACGAGAACCACGAG ATTCGACCATATGTGAATGGAGCCCTGTACAGTATCCTGTGTATTCCCTCTGTGAGACAGGAAGCCAAAGAGATG AGTGTAGAGGAGATTCTCCGCTGCTACAGCAAAGAGGAGAACCCAGACCTCAACAGACAGATTCAGTTCATCATTAAACAGCTAAACTCAG CTGATGATGAGGGGCCAGAGTCAGACGAcgaggaagaagaggatgacAATGAT GAAGACTTAATGGAGACGGACCTTGATATAGAGGAAGTTCTCCAACCACAGCCCAGGGAACTGTCTGGGGAGAGTCTGCTCACCACGGAGTACCTGGGT attATGACCAACATGGCGAAAGTGAAAAGGAAGTCAACCCCTCTGCCTCAACCAAATGTTGATGAACCCCTACAACGGCCAGTCACCCCGAGTTCTCATCGTAATGTCACCGCTGT GGATTATCGATCCGGCAGTCAGGGGGGTGAGGGCAGCAGGGACGGGGAATACCCTCTGAGCAGACAGAAGAGCGAGGAAGGAAGCCTGCCTCCTTCTCGATACAACTCCAGACCTCCCACACGCTCTGGCAGTCGCCCCAGCACTGCCGACTCCCTACGTCACAGTATCG actcaGAGTGCGGCCGGTTGTCCCAGGAGTCAGAGTTGGACGGGCCATATGAAGGGCGAGCCAGAAAAGGACGTCCCCAGGAGGAACACAATGGACACCCTGCCAG TGGTGAATATATCCCTGCATTTGCAAGCCAGCCTAAGATTCCCCGTACACCTGACACAGCAGCCAGCCAAAACAGCAGTGCTCACCGGGCTCGAGGTCCGGCTCTGGCACCCCAGTTTTCCCAGTCGGAgccacag
- the LOC125896468 gene encoding lisH domain-containing protein ARMC9 isoform X1 yields the protein MSSREAAKMGDILATEADLLGMIKEYLKFEEFEETVHSFDKECKSKGKLVPKPQGSTFRDSKTRGIQKDLLSSFVDGDHKVFFELWTENIPSEIKDTDTEAQSLEFYLHIHFTIYPLRRHPGRHDRAEFEERISHFKQYLETRGAALSQTTEFLPYYALPFVPNPTVHPSFRDLFQDSWIPQLKDKLERFLSVTLKPSNNPRLLNLYKEGGRNTKEAMQQLQLQLAESERRITSYVRKFNKMQADYHNLIGITAELVDSLEATVSGKMISPEYLQSVCVRLFSSQMRQSVVQSTDFTRPGTGYYSMSPYDDGYASSMLRASIAPQRSKEVPMLPSLDYEKLKKDLVEGPDRLRSLLLQALRWRLTRSLPGEQRDTVLQAFISNDLLERYSTKQKTVLHLMRSKNEIVRQYMARLINAFASLAEGRVYLSHIPILLKLLTEALRTEEKDSLTRENVLVALQKLSLRRSQQTAMIADDLIGWLVDELQDSDCLSDYTLEYSAALLMNLCLRTKGKRKCAENAKHVLKVLTDLLGHENHEIRPYVNGALYSILCIPSVRQEAKEMSVEEILRCYSKEENPDLNRQIQFIIKQLNSADDEGPESDDEEEEDDNDEDLMETDLDIEEVLQPQPRELSGESLLTTEYLGIMTNMAKVKRKSTPLPQPNVDEPLQRPVTPSSHRNVTAVDYRSGSQGGEGSRDGEYPLSRQKSEEGSLPPSRYNSRPPTRSGSRPSTADSLRHSIDSECGRLSQESELDGPYEGRARKGRPQEEHNGHPASGEYIPAFASQPKIPRTPDTAASQNSSAHRARGPALAPQFSQSEPQQSSRPGSASSTGGGGRQSGSQSKRR from the exons ATGAGTTCCAGGGAGGCAGCCAAGATGGGGGACATCTTGGCAACTGAAGCTGATCTTCTTGGGATGATTAAGGAG tACCTTAAGTTTGAAGAATTTGAGGAGACGGTGCACAGTTTCGACAAGGAATGCAAAAGCAAAGGCAAGCTCGTCCCAAAGCCTCAAGGAAGTACTTTCAGAGACTCAAAGACTCGTGGCATTCAG AAAGACCTCCTGAGCTCTTTTGTTGATGGAGACCACAAAGTGTTCTTTGAACTGTGGACGGAGAATATTCCCTCTGAGATAAAAGACACTGACACCGAGGCCCAGAGCCTGGAGTTCTACCTTCACATCCACTTCACCATCTACCCACTGAGGAGGCACCCTGGTAGACAC GACCGAGCCGAGTTTGAGGAGAGGATTTCCCATTTCAAACAGTACctggagaccagaggagcagcACTGAGCCAGACCACAGAGTTTCTGCCTTATTACGCCTTGCCTTTTGTTCCCAACCCCACTGTTCATCCCTCCTTCAGAGATCTTTTCCAG GACTCCTGGATTCCACAGTTGAAGGATAAACTGGAGCGGTTTCTGTCAGTGACACTGAAGCCGTCCAACAACCCGAGGCTGCTGAATTTATAT aaggagggaggaaggaataCTAAAG AGGCCATGCAGCAGCTACAGCTCCAACTGGCTGAATCGGAGCGGCGCATCACTAGTTACGTGCGTAAGTTCAACAAGATGCAAGCCGACTACCACAACCTGATTGGAATCACTGCTGAGCTGGTCGATTCATTGGAGGCCACCGTCAGCGGAAAAATG ATCTCCCCTGAGTACCTGCAGAGTGTGTGCGTTCGCCTGTTCAGCAGCCAGATGAGGCAGAGCGTGGTGCAGAGCACTGACTTCACCAGACCTGGCACT GGATATTACTCTATGAGTCCCTATGATGATGGCTAT GCCTCATCGATGCTCCGAGCATCCATCGCACCACA GAGATCTAAAGAGGTGCCAATGCTGCCCTCACTGGACTATGAGAAGCTGAAGAAAGACCTAGTTGAAGGCCCAGACAGACTCAGGTCCCTGCTGCTTCAGGCACTGCGCTGG AGACTGACTCGCTCTCTCCCCGGAgaacaaagagacacagtgctTCAGGCCTTTATCAGTAACGATCTGCTGGAGCGCTACAGCACAAAACAG AAAACGGTGCTCCATTTAATGAGATCGAAGAACGAGATTGTCCGTCAATACATGGCTCGTCTCATCAATGCATTCGCCTCCCTTGCAGAGG GTCGGGTATACCTCTCCCATATCCCCATTCTACTGAAACTTCTGACAGAGGCACTCAGGACGGAGGAAAAAGACTCCCTGACCAGAGAGAATGTGCTAGTAGCCCTACAGAAACTCAGCCTCAG GAGGAGCCAGCAGACTGCCATGATAGCAGACGATCTGATTGGCTGGTTGGTGGATGAGCTGCAGGACTCAGACTGCCTGAGTGACTACACCCTGGAGTACTCTGCTGCCCTGCTCATGAACCTGTGTCTGAGAACGAAAG GAAAAAGGAAGTGTGCAGAGAACGCCAAGCATGTGCTAAAGGTTCTAACTGACCTCCTTGGACACGAGAACCACGAG ATTCGACCATATGTGAATGGAGCCCTGTACAGTATCCTGTGTATTCCCTCTGTGAGACAGGAAGCCAAAGAGATG AGTGTAGAGGAGATTCTCCGCTGCTACAGCAAAGAGGAGAACCCAGACCTCAACAGACAGATTCAGTTCATCATTAAACAGCTAAACTCAG CTGATGATGAGGGGCCAGAGTCAGACGAcgaggaagaagaggatgacAATGAT GAAGACTTAATGGAGACGGACCTTGATATAGAGGAAGTTCTCCAACCACAGCCCAGGGAACTGTCTGGGGAGAGTCTGCTCACCACGGAGTACCTGGGT attATGACCAACATGGCGAAAGTGAAAAGGAAGTCAACCCCTCTGCCTCAACCAAATGTTGATGAACCCCTACAACGGCCAGTCACCCCGAGTTCTCATCGTAATGTCACCGCTGT GGATTATCGATCCGGCAGTCAGGGGGGTGAGGGCAGCAGGGACGGGGAATACCCTCTGAGCAGACAGAAGAGCGAGGAAGGAAGCCTGCCTCCTTCTCGATACAACTCCAGACCTCCCACACGCTCTGGCAGTCGCCCCAGCACTGCCGACTCCCTACGTCACAGTATCG actcaGAGTGCGGCCGGTTGTCCCAGGAGTCAGAGTTGGACGGGCCATATGAAGGGCGAGCCAGAAAAGGACGTCCCCAGGAGGAACACAATGGACACCCTGCCAG TGGTGAATATATCCCTGCATTTGCAAGCCAGCCTAAGATTCCCCGTACACCTGACACAGCAGCCAGCCAAAACAGCAGTGCTCACCGGGCTCGAGGTCCGGCTCTGGCACCCCAGTTTTCCCAGTCGGAgccacag
- the LOC125896468 gene encoding lisH domain-containing protein ARMC9 isoform X3, with translation MSSREAAKMGDILATEADLLGMIKEYLKFEEFEETVHSFDKECKSKGKLVPKPQGSTFRDSKTRGIQKDLLSSFVDGDHKVFFELWTENIPSEIKDTDTEAQSLEFYLHIHFTIYPLRRHPGRHDRAEFEERISHFKQYLETRGAALSQTTEFLPYYALPFVPNPTVHPSFRDLFQDSWIPQLKDKLERFLSVTLKPSNNPRLLNLYKEGGRNTKEAMQQLQLQLAESERRITSYVRKFNKMQADYHNLIGITAELVDSLEATVSGKMISPEYLQSVCVRLFSSQMRQSVVQSTDFTRPGTGYYSMSPYDDGYASSMLRASIAPQRSKEVPMLPSLDYEKLKKDLVEGPDRLRSLLLQALRWRLTRSLPGEQRDTVLQAFISNDLLERYSTKQKTVLHLMRSKNEIVRQYMARLINAFASLAEGRVYLSHIPILLKLLTEALRTEEKDSLTRENVLVALQKLSLRRSQQTAMIADDLIGWLVDELQDSDCLSDYTLEYSAALLMNLCLRTKGKRKCAENAKHVLKVLTDLLGHENHEIRPYVNGALYSILCIPSVRQEAKEMSVEEILRCYSKEENPDLNRQIQFIIKQLNSADDEGPESDDEEEEDDNDEDLMETDLDIEEVLQPQPRELSGESLLTTEYLGIMTNMAKVKRKSTPLPQPNVDEPLQRPVTPSSHRNVTAV, from the exons ATGAGTTCCAGGGAGGCAGCCAAGATGGGGGACATCTTGGCAACTGAAGCTGATCTTCTTGGGATGATTAAGGAG tACCTTAAGTTTGAAGAATTTGAGGAGACGGTGCACAGTTTCGACAAGGAATGCAAAAGCAAAGGCAAGCTCGTCCCAAAGCCTCAAGGAAGTACTTTCAGAGACTCAAAGACTCGTGGCATTCAG AAAGACCTCCTGAGCTCTTTTGTTGATGGAGACCACAAAGTGTTCTTTGAACTGTGGACGGAGAATATTCCCTCTGAGATAAAAGACACTGACACCGAGGCCCAGAGCCTGGAGTTCTACCTTCACATCCACTTCACCATCTACCCACTGAGGAGGCACCCTGGTAGACAC GACCGAGCCGAGTTTGAGGAGAGGATTTCCCATTTCAAACAGTACctggagaccagaggagcagcACTGAGCCAGACCACAGAGTTTCTGCCTTATTACGCCTTGCCTTTTGTTCCCAACCCCACTGTTCATCCCTCCTTCAGAGATCTTTTCCAG GACTCCTGGATTCCACAGTTGAAGGATAAACTGGAGCGGTTTCTGTCAGTGACACTGAAGCCGTCCAACAACCCGAGGCTGCTGAATTTATAT aaggagggaggaaggaataCTAAAG AGGCCATGCAGCAGCTACAGCTCCAACTGGCTGAATCGGAGCGGCGCATCACTAGTTACGTGCGTAAGTTCAACAAGATGCAAGCCGACTACCACAACCTGATTGGAATCACTGCTGAGCTGGTCGATTCATTGGAGGCCACCGTCAGCGGAAAAATG ATCTCCCCTGAGTACCTGCAGAGTGTGTGCGTTCGCCTGTTCAGCAGCCAGATGAGGCAGAGCGTGGTGCAGAGCACTGACTTCACCAGACCTGGCACT GGATATTACTCTATGAGTCCCTATGATGATGGCTAT GCCTCATCGATGCTCCGAGCATCCATCGCACCACA GAGATCTAAAGAGGTGCCAATGCTGCCCTCACTGGACTATGAGAAGCTGAAGAAAGACCTAGTTGAAGGCCCAGACAGACTCAGGTCCCTGCTGCTTCAGGCACTGCGCTGG AGACTGACTCGCTCTCTCCCCGGAgaacaaagagacacagtgctTCAGGCCTTTATCAGTAACGATCTGCTGGAGCGCTACAGCACAAAACAG AAAACGGTGCTCCATTTAATGAGATCGAAGAACGAGATTGTCCGTCAATACATGGCTCGTCTCATCAATGCATTCGCCTCCCTTGCAGAGG GTCGGGTATACCTCTCCCATATCCCCATTCTACTGAAACTTCTGACAGAGGCACTCAGGACGGAGGAAAAAGACTCCCTGACCAGAGAGAATGTGCTAGTAGCCCTACAGAAACTCAGCCTCAG GAGGAGCCAGCAGACTGCCATGATAGCAGACGATCTGATTGGCTGGTTGGTGGATGAGCTGCAGGACTCAGACTGCCTGAGTGACTACACCCTGGAGTACTCTGCTGCCCTGCTCATGAACCTGTGTCTGAGAACGAAAG GAAAAAGGAAGTGTGCAGAGAACGCCAAGCATGTGCTAAAGGTTCTAACTGACCTCCTTGGACACGAGAACCACGAG ATTCGACCATATGTGAATGGAGCCCTGTACAGTATCCTGTGTATTCCCTCTGTGAGACAGGAAGCCAAAGAGATG AGTGTAGAGGAGATTCTCCGCTGCTACAGCAAAGAGGAGAACCCAGACCTCAACAGACAGATTCAGTTCATCATTAAACAGCTAAACTCAG CTGATGATGAGGGGCCAGAGTCAGACGAcgaggaagaagaggatgacAATGAT GAAGACTTAATGGAGACGGACCTTGATATAGAGGAAGTTCTCCAACCACAGCCCAGGGAACTGTCTGGGGAGAGTCTGCTCACCACGGAGTACCTGGGT attATGACCAACATGGCGAAAGTGAAAAGGAAGTCAACCCCTCTGCCTCAACCAAATGTTGATGAACCCCTACAACGGCCAGTCACCCCGAGTTCTCATCGTAATGTCACCGCTGTGTAa
- the polr2h gene encoding DNA-directed RNA polymerases I, II, and III subunit RPABC3 yields MAGILFEDIFDVKDIDPDGKKFDRVSRLHCESESFKMDLILDVNTQIYPVDLGDKFRLVIASTLYEDGTPDDGEYNPQDDRPSRADQFDYVMYGKVYKIEGDETSTEAATRLSAYVSYGGLLMRLQGDANNLHGFEVDSRVYLLMKKLAF; encoded by the exons ATGGCTGGAATTCTGTTTGAGGATATATTTGATGTAAAGGACATCGATCCAGATGGCAAGAAGTTTGACAGAG tatCTCGTCTGCATTGTGAAAGTGAATCTTTTAAGATGGACCTAATCTTGGATGTGAACACTCAGATCTATCCTGTTGATCTTG GTGACAAGTTCAGACTGGTTATTGCCAGCACGCTCTATGAAGATGGAACACCAGACGATGGAGAGTATAATCCTCAGGATGATCGGCCATCTAG AGCGGACCAGTTTGATTACGTCATGTATGGGAAGGTTTACAAGATTGAGGGTGATGAGACTTCAACAGAAGCAGCCACACGCCT CTCTGCCTACGTGTCTTACGGCGGCCTCCTCATGAGGCTCCAAGGAGACGCCAACAACCTCCATGGCTTTGAGGTGGACTCCAGGGTCTACCTCCTCATGAAGAAACTGGCCTTCTAA
- the mfsd8l1 gene encoding major facilitator superfamily domain-containing protein 8, whose translation MDNRRKKKLTFFTIGLIFLLSGVEYAVILPTIWRYLQTLDAAPYFLGLALSAFSLSGLLSAPLFGHWSDRTRTTKKIILFANFFEIIGNFMYFMGFSKWLLLSSRLIAGIGTGAGSSIFGFLTRITTPDDRATAFAAVMACRQAGLLIGPAFNIFLRLCDFHLGPFVVNKYTAPGLFMCLLWALLQLVVIFMYWDLPSLEKGRAKESLSSSSREEDNERGLVEEDNDEEKPLMGSQELGGSYGSVVPSNPPRYDTPDDSIATPNHISPPASPVPQESQESSSPFKNFSMSREFLREEVVVLLAAQFITLFNQTALETMVTPMTQKYFGYGELENSVMYCLCGVEVIAGFLFVRWLSQRVAERVVLAIGLAICNISGIWCLIFLASPLGGFPWPLTEFIIGVFLQVLGLPFVAVAQVSLFSKVTSEKTQGFSQGVRRSVGGLATILGPLWAGGLTENLYIMMGVMMALLALLSMMLAFSYDRLVAPATEEQVDDSDNSG comes from the exons ATGGATAATCGACGGAAAAAGAAGCTGACATTCTTCACCATCGGACTCATATTTCTTCTCAGCGGTGTGGAATATG CTGTAATATTGCCCACAATATGGAGGTACCTGCAGACTTTGGATGCAGCACCTTACTTCCTGGGTTTGGCCCTCTCGGCATTCAGCTTGAGCGGCCTCCTGTCGGCACCTCTGTTTGGCCACTGGTCTGACAGAACGCGGACTACCAAAAAGATCATCTTGTTTGCAAACTTTTTTGAGATTATTG GTAATTTTATGTACTTTATGGGCTTCTCCAAATGGCTGTTACTGTCGAGCAGACTGATAGCAG GCATCGGCACAGGTGCTGGCTCATCTATCTTTGGCTTCCTGACCAGAATAACTACCCCAGACGATCGCGCCACTGCATTCGCTGCTGTCATGGCATGCCGACAAGCTGGccttctgattg GTCCAGCATTCAACATCTTCCTGAGGCTGTGTGATTTCCACCTGGGCCCCTTTGTGGTGAATAAATATACCGCGCCAGGG TTGTTCATGTGCCTGCTTTGGGCTCTCCTTCAACTGGTGGTGATCTTCATGTACTGGGACCTACCTTCTCTAGAGAAAGGGAGGGCCAAGGAGAGTTTGTCgagcagcagcagggaggaGGATAATGAGCGAGGGCTTGTGGAAGAGGACAATGATGAGGAAAAGCCGCTAATGGGGTCCCAGGAGCTCGGTGGGTCCTATGGCTCAGTGGTGCCGTCCAACCCACCTAGATACGACACTCCTGATGACTCGATTGCCACGCCGAATCACATCTCTCCACCTGCCTCTCCTGTGCCACAAGAGTCCCAGGAGTCTTCCAGCCCCTTTAAGAACTTCAGCATGTCCCGAG AGTTCTTGAGAGAGGAAGTGGTCGTGCTGCTGGCTGCTCAGTTCATCACCCTCTTCAATCAGACAGCACTGGAG ACCATGGTCACTCCAATGACCCAGAAGTACTTTGGCTACGGGGAGCTGGAGAACAGTGTGATGTACTGTCTCTGCGGTGTGGAGGTGATCGCTGGCTTTCTGTTTGTGCGCTGGTTGAGCCAGCGGGTCGCTGAGCGCGTTGTCCTTGCCATCGGTCTGGCTATCTGTAACATCTCCGGTATCTGGTGCCTCATCTTCCTGGCTAGCCCACTAG GTGGTTTCCCCTGGCCGCTGACTGAATTCATCATTGGGGTGTTCCTGCAGGTGTTGGGTTTGCCATTTGTAGCTGTGGCTCAGGTTTCCCTCTTCTCCAAAGTCACTTCTGAGAAAACACAAG GTTTCAGTCAGGGAGTGCGTCGCTCGGTGGGAGGTCTAGCCACCATCCTGGGCCCGCTGTGGGCCGGCGGCCTCACTGAGAACTTGTACATCATGATGGGGGTGATGATGGCACTGCTGGCGCTGCTATCG ATGATGCTGGCTTTCTCATATGACCGGCTGGTTGCACCTGCGACAGAGGAGCAAGTGGATGATTCGGACAACAGCGGCTAA